From one candidate division WOR-3 bacterium genomic stretch:
- a CDS encoding ferritin family protein, with protein sequence MNREKYILILKKAIKNEIEAYIFYDSVAKKVKEESMKSLFSDLAQEEKNHRTLLESYLENPSKPLVFQEGQDYKVSESVDLPPLTSDMSPAEAVSLAMKKEEEAMKTYEQFADLSKDEEQAGIFRNLANMEKGHKAKLEGMYTNMAFPEAW encoded by the coding sequence ATGAACAGGGAAAAGTACATACTCATCCTGAAAAAGGCGATAAAAAACGAAATTGAAGCCTATATCTTCTATGACAGCGTCGCCAAAAAGGTCAAAGAAGAATCCATGAAATCATTGTTCTCAGATCTTGCTCAGGAAGAAAAAAATCATCGGACTTTGCTGGAAAGTTATTTAGAAAACCCATCAAAACCGTTGGTTTTTCAGGAGGGTCAGGACTACAAAGTTTCAGAATCGGTAGATCTTCCTCCTTTGACATCTGACATGAGTCCTGCCGAAGCGGTATCTCTCGCAATGAAAAAAGAAGAAGAGGCCATGAAAACATACGAACAATTCGCTGACCTCAGCAAAGACGAAGAACAAGCAGGGATTTTCAGGAACTTGGCAAATATGGAAAAAGGGCACAAGGCGAAACTCGAGGGCATGTACACAAACATGGCTTTTCCCGAGGCTTGGTGA